Within Hydra vulgaris chromosome 02, alternate assembly HydraT2T_AEP, the genomic segment acataaaacattatgctaatttaattaaaacatactaaaacaaataagtatTGTACATTTTTTCTTTGGTTACTATGGTTGCTctattaactatttttgaaatatcaaaatagGAATATTGAATGGTTGGGGTTCGTGGGGTGCATGTTCTGCCTCCTGTAACACTCAAGTCAATGGTCCATATCAGTATAGAAGCCAAACTTGTATTGTGGCTTTTATATGGAATCCAAATTATGTAGGCTGTAATAACGTCAGTTTAAATGATCAACAACTTTGTAATCAAAATGTTCCTTGTTCCAGTGAGATATGTTTTCtatctgtatttttttaatatatttgcaAACATATTCAACTGGTAAGTTTTAATTAGATGAAAAGATGAAAACAGtttatcttcaaaaaaattaatttaattaaagataaacTTTCATTTTCACCTTTTGTTGAGAAACTTtcggaaaattttttaaattaacatttttaccaACTTTTCTCTTCAAACAGtaggtttatatttttcttcaaataataaatgttaaaagagAACAAATTTTCAGAAAGTTTTTGTGACCTAAACAGTTTTCagaatacttaaaaaacttcTCAGAAAAAAGCCTGTTTGTAGTTAGGTTTGTTATTGCATgcattttcttatatttttagttacattttagGTTTTATTAGTGCATGGGGAGCATGTTCAGCAAGTTGTCAGTTAAGTTTCACTTTACCTACTCAGACAAGAAATTGTCAATATATTGGTGCTATTTTTAATGGCAGTTGTAATGGTGCAGTGTTCACTGATACTCAAAATTGCAATGAGCAAGTTTATTGTCCAGGTTTGTGTTTAAATTCTGAAAAAGTcagtttttcaacaaaaatcaatataatgtaaaatttttgaaataatttaaaaataaaaaattaagtttttttggtttttatgaaatgctttgcattaaatggctttttttaagaaaatacaatttaattgGGAACGATATCGGATTGGAGTTCCTGGGGTGCATGTTCTTCAGCATGTAACAACCTTGTTACTGTAACTTTTCAAACAAGAAGTTGGTCATGCATTGGGTATTCAGCATGGGATCCTAACTATAAGGGTTGTCCTGGTATCACAACTAGTAATCAACAAACTTGTCATGTTAATGTTGCTTGTTCAGGTAAGATTTGTtcttaaagtaatatttttatatagatatttaatattttaattttctaaaaaggtTTCTTAAATTCAAACAGTTAGTTATGGTGCGTGAAGTGCATGGAGTAGTTGCTCTGAATCTTGTCAGTCTGATCCTGCTGCTACTCCAATTCAAACTCAAACTAGACCATGTCTATGGGCTACATTGGGAGGTGATTGCGCTGGGTCTAGTTCTCAAACTATGGCTTGTAATAGTGGAGAGTTATTTTGATTGCACGTAATCAAGATTTTAAATCttgattacttttaattaaaataacttattttatgttttttgaggttttatcaaaataataaaatacaaaataaaggtataaatttaatataaaattaattatattatactttataattttataaaaataaaagtataaaatataataacggTATGGTAGGTCTGTTCCAAAccatttatatactttttgtttaaaaaaactaatttaaaaggtttaagATCTTGGAGTCAAATGCAACTACATTTCaaatgctattttgtttattttattatattcaaaacaaaattacattatttaataacaaaaacttgttaaataaaaaaagaaaccgtttttattcaattttttcctTTAACAATTGTTTCGCacataaagtaaattttatgtttaagatCTTGGAGTCAAATGCAACTGCATTtcatgttatttaattatttttattatattcattagTAAATGTTTCAATAACAATTGCTAcatttttgtttagtaatacaaataatgataaatatgtttatatggTTTCTATGGTTgatatattaactatttttaaaatatcaaaataggaATATTGAGCGGTTGGGGTTCTTGGAATGCCTGTTCTGTCTCCTGTAACACTCAAGTCAATGGTCCATATCAATATAGAAGTCAAACTTGTACTGGCACTTCTATATGGAATCCAAATTATGTAGGCTGTAATAATGTCAGTTTAAATGATCAACAACTTTGTAATCAAAATCTTCCTTGTTCAGGTGagatatgttatttttatatatatttgcaaacaTGTTTAACTGTTTTCCAAGACAGTATCagaataagttttaattatcaatgctattttgcaaaaaatataaatatatatccaCAGggaaaagtaaatttatttttagctattgcaaataaatttttttaacaataggtAATTATGGTGCATGGAGTACATGAGGAGCTTGCTCAGAAAGTTGTCAGTTGAATCCTAATGTTTTTCCATTTCAAACTCAGATTTGGCAATGTCTTGGTGCTACATTGAATAGTGGTTGTCCTGGAACAAGCTTTCAAACTCAAATCTGCAATACTGGAATATCTTGTCAaggtgattttttttatataattataaaaacaaaattaaattgctttttaatcACTTATTaacatgttataaaattttaaatttatttcttattactAATTTCTATTACTAAATTACTAAATTactaatttactaattaaatatacttaaaaaaaatatttgtacatagGTAACCTTGATTCTCTACAAGTTCTTTTATATTCTCGAATAAATGGGCTGCTGGCTGTGCACGGGTACCCTGAAGGTGACTTAAGGCTTTATATCCTATcccataaattattatttttgattttgaaagtaGTCCATTTTTACATTGCAAAACtgtcaacatttaaaatctattaTGGTAGCTTTTCGAGAAAACTTAGTTACAATACTTGTTTAATCTAGAGATTATTACCCCTCTGACTCATACAAAGACCCCTGAGAGTGGATCAAGTTTTCTAGTTTGAATATAGACTAATTCataatgtttcaaaagttaGTTTCTTTATTGAGGAGGATAAGATAAATTTACAGGAATAGGGTGGCTTTATAGAATGATTTTTGAATTTGGGATAAATAATTctaagtaaaatagtttttatttaaaaaagaaatatttactaatacataaatactacatttgactaaagttataaagtatatatatatgtacatatatattttgtttttacgtaTCCCTTTAACTATAAATGCCTTGTGTTGTACACGCAGACAATTCTTTGCAAGACTTCATTGAAATTAGCGTTGTGTTGTCTTACCTTTCATATTTCCCAAAATTGT encodes:
- the LOC136075790 gene encoding properdin-like; protein product: MWALHRVISDLASGILNGWGSWGACSASCNTQVNGPYQYRSQTCIVAFIWNPNYVGCNNVSLNDQQLCNQNVPCSSFISAWGACSASCQLSFTLPTQTRNCQYIGAIFNGSCNGAVFTDTQNCNEQVYCPGTISDWSFWGACSSICNNFFTVPFQTRSQICIGYLTWDPNYKGCPGITTSDQQTCNINVACSGTYGAWSAWNSCSESCQSNPATTPFQTQTISCLGARLGD